A region from the Sutcliffiella horikoshii genome encodes:
- a CDS encoding CamS family sex pheromone protein, whose product MKRFLSLLLVVSLFATGCVPGFEKQEEVVQDPAQQENTEQAIVPRYKISDDYYQTILPYKPGETRGQIAPRLNSRVDVEELETGLMRMAQEVFPSDKYLYQEGQYIKRDTIKSWLGRVDPEDEEKPGLNPPLIRGVDTEDTNEKSPIYLAHIQEQNYLVRKGEDQVELGGVSIGIALNSVHYYNLTDEEGGYPREYVIPDDELEAEGKKIAEEVIRRVRGMEGLENVPIIIGLYKQSPANAVVPGSFIAKANVATGDNSIGKWEEVNEEYHLFPNSDTTELYRDDAVRFENFKLDIDDYFPNHTGVIGKGYYRDGELQQLSIEVNMEFNGKAELIGFTQYVTGLVVEHFPNYINLQVSISSISGEEALIVRDAGSEKPFVHIY is encoded by the coding sequence GTGAAAAGGTTTTTGTCGTTGCTCCTTGTTGTTTCTCTTTTTGCCACCGGATGTGTGCCTGGCTTCGAGAAGCAGGAAGAAGTGGTACAAGATCCAGCGCAGCAGGAAAACACGGAACAAGCTATTGTTCCTAGATATAAAATTTCAGATGACTATTACCAAACCATCCTTCCCTATAAGCCTGGGGAAACCCGTGGCCAAATCGCCCCGCGCTTAAACAGCCGGGTCGATGTGGAGGAATTGGAAACCGGATTGATGCGAATGGCGCAGGAGGTATTTCCTTCTGACAAATATTTGTATCAGGAAGGGCAGTATATAAAGCGTGATACAATTAAAAGTTGGTTGGGGCGTGTTGACCCTGAAGATGAGGAAAAGCCTGGGTTAAATCCACCGTTGATTCGCGGAGTGGATACGGAAGATACGAACGAAAAAAGCCCAATCTATCTCGCACATATTCAAGAACAAAACTATCTTGTCCGTAAAGGGGAAGATCAGGTGGAACTTGGCGGGGTTTCCATTGGAATTGCCTTGAACTCTGTTCATTATTATAATTTGACGGATGAAGAAGGCGGCTATCCGAGGGAATATGTGATTCCAGATGACGAACTGGAAGCCGAGGGGAAAAAAATAGCGGAAGAAGTTATCAGAAGAGTTCGTGGCATGGAAGGGTTGGAGAATGTTCCGATTATCATTGGATTGTATAAACAGAGTCCAGCCAATGCCGTTGTCCCTGGTAGCTTTATTGCAAAAGCAAATGTGGCAACTGGCGATAATTCCATTGGTAAATGGGAAGAAGTAAACGAAGAATACCACCTTTTCCCAAACAGTGATACTACCGAACTATATCGTGATGATGCCGTTCGCTTTGAGAATTTCAAGCTGGATATTGACGACTATTTTCCAAACCATACAGGAGTTATCGGAAAAGGCTATTACCGTGATGGCGAACTTCAACAGCTTTCGATTGAAGTGAATATGGAGTTTAACGGAAAAGCCGAGTTGATCGGTTTCACCCAGTATGTAACGGGACTGGTGGTTGAACACTTCCCGAACTATATCAATCTACAAGTATCCATTTCTTCCATCAGTGGAGAGGAAGCATTGATTGTAAGGGATGCCGGATCTGAAAAACCGTTTGTTCATATCTATTAA
- a CDS encoding DUF4397 domain-containing protein — MKKFLSILTVLLFVLGGMGNLAAANANNKEDAQVRILHASPDAPAVDVYVDGNAAVEGAKFKDATDYLMLPAGPHKVEVFPAGKKDQPVIAQQLEVEGGKAYTVAAVNKLAKLEMIAVEDTRKAPKGKAFTRVGHLSPDAPQVDVGVIKGDTVFSELSFKDISVYQELEPGTYNLEIRTPDGKQVLDLSGTKLDKDTVYSVFAVNTADKLEVIVLVDSEK; from the coding sequence ATGAAGAAATTCCTTAGTATTTTAACGGTGTTGCTGTTTGTTTTAGGCGGAATGGGCAACTTGGCTGCTGCAAATGCAAATAACAAGGAAGATGCACAAGTCCGTATTCTGCATGCATCTCCTGACGCTCCTGCAGTGGACGTCTATGTTGATGGAAATGCGGCGGTAGAGGGTGCGAAGTTTAAAGATGCTACTGATTACTTAATGCTTCCTGCAGGTCCACATAAAGTGGAAGTCTTTCCTGCAGGGAAAAAAGATCAGCCGGTTATTGCTCAACAACTTGAAGTAGAAGGTGGCAAAGCATACACGGTAGCGGCTGTTAATAAGCTTGCCAAACTTGAAATGATTGCGGTAGAGGATACTAGAAAAGCACCTAAAGGAAAAGCGTTCACGCGTGTAGGTCACCTATCTCCAGATGCTCCACAGGTGGATGTAGGAGTAATTAAAGGGGACACTGTATTCAGTGAACTATCTTTTAAAGACATTTCCGTTTATCAAGAACTTGAGCCTGGGACGTACAATTTGGAAATCAGAACGCCTGATGGAAAACAGGTTCTGGACCTTTCCGGAACTAAGCTTGATAAAGATACAGTATACAGTGTTTTTGCAGTAAATACAGCTGACAAATTAGAAGTAATAGTGCTTGTGGATAGCGAGAAGTAA
- the putP gene encoding sodium/proline symporter PutP, protein METGVFISLALYFIAMLGIGLYAYKTSTDDISGYMLGGRQLGPGVTALSAGASDMSGWMLMGLPGAMYASGVSSMWIAIGLTIGAYVNYLVVAPRLRVYTETANDSITIPDFFENRFYDGTRILRFVSAIVIIIFFTLYTSSGLVSGGTLFDSAFGLDYKTGLFVTAGVVVAYTLFGGFLAVSLTDFVQGVIMLLALVLVPIVAFTDLGGVGVTLDEVRAIDPTYLDFFKGTTVLGIISLLAWGLGYFGQPHIIVRFMAIKSIRDFKAARRIGMSWMIVSIIGAMATGFVGIAYVNRTGMELADSETIFIVFSQFLFHPLISGFLLAAILAAIMSTISSQLLVTSSALTEDFYKTFLRREASDKELVLIGRISVLIVALVAIGLSLTPNDTILNLVGNAWAGFGAAFGPVVILSLYWKRMNRWGALAGMLVGTFTVLIWIYGPFTVNGEPLTDFLYEIIPGFILSTIAVIVVSYITNFPRKKVREGFTEMEETMETEQNKED, encoded by the coding sequence GTGGAAACAGGAGTATTTATTTCCCTAGCACTTTATTTTATCGCCATGCTAGGAATAGGTTTATATGCCTATAAAACATCTACCGACGATATTTCAGGCTATATGCTTGGTGGACGTCAATTAGGACCTGGAGTAACTGCACTATCTGCCGGGGCATCTGATATGAGTGGTTGGATGCTAATGGGTCTGCCTGGTGCCATGTATGCATCTGGTGTATCCAGCATGTGGATCGCTATCGGGCTTACAATTGGAGCATATGTGAACTATTTGGTCGTTGCACCTCGTTTAAGGGTTTATACTGAAACTGCGAATGACTCCATTACAATCCCAGATTTCTTTGAAAACCGTTTTTATGATGGAACTCGTATTTTACGCTTCGTATCAGCGATCGTTATCATCATTTTCTTCACACTCTATACATCCTCTGGTTTAGTTTCCGGTGGTACACTATTTGATAGTGCATTTGGATTAGATTACAAAACTGGCTTATTCGTAACGGCTGGTGTAGTTGTCGCTTATACATTGTTCGGAGGATTCTTGGCAGTTAGTTTAACTGACTTTGTACAAGGTGTCATCATGCTTCTTGCCTTAGTACTAGTGCCAATTGTTGCTTTTACTGATTTAGGCGGTGTTGGTGTAACACTTGATGAAGTACGTGCTATCGACCCAACATACCTTGACTTCTTTAAAGGTACAACCGTTCTTGGAATTATCTCTTTACTTGCGTGGGGACTTGGTTATTTTGGACAGCCTCATATCATCGTTCGATTTATGGCAATTAAGTCGATCCGTGATTTCAAAGCTGCTCGTCGTATCGGAATGAGCTGGATGATCGTTTCCATCATCGGTGCGATGGCAACAGGTTTTGTAGGTATTGCCTACGTAAACCGTACAGGAATGGAATTAGCTGATTCAGAAACAATCTTTATTGTTTTCTCTCAATTCTTGTTCCACCCACTAATCAGTGGATTCTTACTTGCAGCAATCCTAGCTGCTATCATGAGTACCATTTCTTCTCAGCTACTTGTTACATCCAGTGCGCTGACAGAAGATTTTTATAAAACATTCTTACGTCGTGAAGCTTCAGATAAAGAACTTGTATTGATTGGACGTATCTCCGTTCTTATCGTTGCTCTTGTAGCAATTGGTTTATCTCTGACACCAAACGACACTATCCTTAACCTAGTTGGTAACGCATGGGCAGGATTTGGTGCTGCATTTGGTCCAGTGGTAATCCTTAGTCTTTACTGGAAACGTATGAACCGTTGGGGTGCACTTGCAGGTATGCTAGTTGGTACATTCACGGTACTAATTTGGATCTATGGTCCATTCACTGTCAACGGCGAACCGCTGACTGATTTCTTATATGAAATTATTCCAGGCTTCATCCTTAGTACCATTGCCGTAATTGTAGTAAGTTATATTACAAACTTCCCACGTAAAAAAGTGCGTGAAGGCTTTACGGAAATGGAAGAAACAATGGAAACAGAACAGAATAAAGAAGATTAA
- a CDS encoding M15 family metallopeptidase, which translates to MLKKGIVYSVSLSLLAGCTGFDSLLEGKETLLGSPHSGKSTVPVVTVVEDEGWESFFEKESEVVVSPEEPEEEPATEEEAEEPAEPEEVSEPEAIPVVANPGAMNVMVNKFWSLPEGYRPADLIKPNVPFSFGDENSDRSKLRAEAAESLEVMFNVAKSEGIELYARSGFRSYETQEAIFKNEVATFGYEQAVLYVALPGTSEHQTGLAMDITAKSVGLELVESFEGTAEGKWLAENAHHYGFILRYPKGKTNITGYAFEPWHFRYVGVDIAEEIYAKGITLEEYMGDVREF; encoded by the coding sequence ATGTTAAAAAAAGGGATTGTTTACTCGGTGAGCCTAAGCCTGTTGGCAGGTTGTACGGGCTTTGATAGTTTGTTAGAGGGAAAAGAAACATTGCTAGGTAGCCCTCATTCTGGGAAATCGACTGTGCCCGTAGTGACAGTGGTTGAGGATGAGGGTTGGGAGAGTTTTTTTGAAAAGGAAAGTGAAGTTGTTGTCTCACCGGAAGAGCCAGAAGAGGAGCCTGCGACGGAGGAGGAAGCAGAGGAGCCGGCAGAACCTGAAGAGGTCTCCGAACCTGAAGCGATCCCAGTTGTCGCCAACCCCGGCGCAATGAATGTCATGGTCAACAAATTCTGGTCGCTTCCGGAAGGGTACCGCCCAGCTGACTTGATCAAGCCAAATGTTCCGTTTTCCTTTGGCGATGAAAACAGCGACCGTTCGAAACTGCGCGCTGAAGCAGCTGAGTCGCTTGAGGTTATGTTCAATGTCGCAAAAAGTGAAGGCATCGAGCTTTATGCTCGTTCCGGCTTCCGTTCTTATGAAACACAGGAGGCTATTTTTAAAAATGAGGTAGCTACATTCGGATATGAGCAGGCGGTTCTTTATGTGGCGCTGCCGGGAACAAGCGAGCATCAAACCGGACTTGCGATGGATATTACCGCGAAAAGTGTGGGGCTTGAGCTTGTGGAGTCATTTGAGGGGACAGCTGAAGGCAAGTGGCTTGCGGAAAATGCCCATCATTATGGATTTATTTTGCGCTATCCGAAAGGGAAAACGAATATTACAGGTTATGCGTTCGAGCCATGGCATTTTAGGTATGTGGGCGTGGACATTGCTGAGGAGATTTATGCGAAAGGGATTACGTTGGAGGAATATATGGGGGATGTTAGGGAGTTTTAG
- the gatA gene encoding Asp-tRNA(Asn)/Glu-tRNA(Gln) amidotransferase subunit GatA, with protein sequence MSLFDKKLSELHSLLHKKEISVSDLVDTSYKRINEVDDKVQAFLTLDEENARKYAKVLDQALGLEKDHGLLFGLPIGVKDNIVTKGIRTTAASKILGDFNPIYNATVVEKLNQAESVTIGKINMDEFAMGSSNENSAFAATKNPWDLERVPGGSSGGSAAAVAAGEVFFSLGSDTGGSIRQPAAFCGVVGLKPTYGRVSRYGLIAFASSLDQIGPITRTVEDNAYLLQAISGLDPMDSTSANADVPDFLSSLTGDIKGLKIGVPKEYLAEGVSEEVRQSVKDALKVLEGLGATWEEVSLPHSQYALATYYLLSSSEASANLARFDGVRYGYRTDNAKNLIDMYKQTRSEGFGPEVKRRIMLGTYALSAGHYDAYYVKAQKVRTLIKQDFEDVFEKYDVIIGPTTPTPAFKVGENTKDPLTMYANDILTIPVNLAGVPGISVPAGFVDGLPVGLQIIGNHFDESTIYRVAHAFEQATDHHKKKPQL encoded by the coding sequence ATGTCATTGTTTGATAAAAAGCTATCAGAATTACATAGCCTTTTACATAAAAAAGAAATCAGCGTATCAGACCTTGTTGATACATCCTACAAACGAATCAACGAAGTCGACGATAAGGTACAAGCATTCCTGACACTTGATGAAGAGAATGCCCGTAAATATGCAAAAGTCCTCGACCAAGCGCTAGGACTGGAAAAAGACCATGGCCTGTTATTCGGCCTTCCAATCGGTGTCAAAGATAACATCGTCACAAAAGGCATCCGCACAACAGCTGCGAGCAAAATCCTTGGTGACTTTAACCCAATCTACAATGCAACAGTGGTGGAAAAGCTGAACCAGGCGGAATCCGTCACCATCGGTAAAATCAATATGGACGAGTTTGCCATGGGATCTTCCAATGAAAACTCTGCCTTTGCGGCAACGAAAAACCCTTGGGACCTTGAACGTGTTCCAGGTGGATCAAGCGGTGGATCTGCAGCGGCAGTAGCAGCAGGGGAAGTATTCTTCTCCCTTGGTTCTGATACAGGTGGATCAATTCGTCAACCTGCAGCATTTTGTGGCGTTGTTGGCCTGAAACCAACTTACGGACGCGTTTCCCGTTACGGTCTGATCGCTTTTGCATCATCCCTTGACCAAATCGGTCCAATCACGCGTACGGTAGAAGACAATGCCTACCTTTTACAAGCGATCTCTGGACTTGACCCAATGGATTCCACGTCTGCAAACGCCGATGTACCGGACTTCCTTTCCAGCCTGACAGGTGATATCAAAGGCCTGAAGATCGGTGTGCCAAAAGAGTATCTAGCAGAAGGTGTGAGCGAAGAAGTGCGCCAATCTGTTAAAGATGCACTGAAAGTTTTAGAAGGGCTTGGCGCAACATGGGAAGAAGTTTCCCTGCCGCACTCCCAATACGCTTTGGCAACTTACTATCTATTGTCTTCGTCAGAAGCATCTGCAAACCTAGCCCGTTTTGACGGTGTCCGTTATGGTTACCGAACGGATAATGCGAAGAACCTTATCGATATGTATAAGCAGACGCGCAGTGAAGGTTTCGGACCGGAAGTGAAGCGCCGTATCATGCTTGGAACTTATGCACTGAGCGCAGGACACTATGATGCTTATTATGTAAAAGCACAAAAGGTTCGTACGCTAATCAAGCAGGATTTTGAAGACGTTTTTGAAAAATATGATGTCATCATCGGACCTACCACGCCGACTCCGGCGTTTAAAGTGGGCGAAAACACGAAAGATCCGCTTACGATGTATGCAAATGATATCCTGACCATCCCAGTGAACCTTGCAGGCGTCCCGGGAATCTCTGTCCCAGCAGGCTTTGTGGACGGACTGCCAGTAGGTTTGCAGATTATTGGAAATCATTTTGACGAGAGCACCATTTACCGTGTTGCACATGCGTTTGAACAAGCAACCGACCATCATAAAAAGAAACCACAGCTGTAA
- the gatC gene encoding Asp-tRNA(Asn)/Glu-tRNA(Gln) amidotransferase subunit GatC, with product MSRISEDQVKHVAHLARLAISEDEAVMFTSQLDAIISFAEKLNELDTENVQPTSHVLHMKNVMREDVAKDGLPVDEVLKNAPDHKNGQIRVPSIIE from the coding sequence ATGTCACGTATTTCGGAGGATCAGGTGAAGCATGTGGCGCATTTGGCCCGTCTTGCGATCAGCGAGGATGAGGCGGTTATGTTCACAAGTCAATTAGATGCAATTATTTCATTCGCGGAGAAGCTGAATGAATTAGATACAGAAAATGTTCAACCAACTTCTCATGTTCTACATATGAAGAATGTCATGAGGGAAGATGTTGCGAAAGATGGCCTGCCGGTGGATGAGGTATTGAAAAATGCGCCAGACCACAAAAACGGCCAGATTCGCGTACCAAGCATTATTGAATAG
- the gatB gene encoding Asp-tRNA(Asn)/Glu-tRNA(Gln) amidotransferase subunit GatB — MNFETIIGLEVHVELKTKSKIFSASPNEFGAEPNSNTSVVELGYPGTLPVLNKQAVEYAMKAAMALNCEVATDTKFDRKNYFYPDNPKAYQISQHDKPIGENGWIDIEVNGEKKRIGITRLHLEEDAGKLMHTGDGYSLVDYNRQGTPLVEIVSEPDIRTPEEAYAYLEKLKSIIQYTGVSDCKMEEGSLRCDANISLRPVGQEEFGTKAELKNLNSFNFVQKGLEHEVVRQEQVLLSGGVIEQETRRYDEATKKTILMRVKEGSDDYRYFPEPDLVALHIDDDWKERVRADIPTLPDERKKRYVEELGLPAYDAQVLTITKEMSDFFDGTVEAGADAKLASNWLMGEVSAYLNAENKELDDTALSPEGLAGMIKLLEKGTISSKIAKKVFKELIENGGDAEKIVKEKGLVQISDEGTLRKMVGETLDANPKSVQDYKEGTERAIGFLVGQIMKASKGQANPQMVNKILIEEIKKR; from the coding sequence ATGAACTTTGAAACGATTATTGGCCTTGAAGTACACGTAGAATTAAAAACAAAATCGAAAATTTTCTCGGCAAGTCCAAACGAATTCGGCGCAGAACCGAACTCCAACACAAGTGTCGTAGAACTTGGCTATCCTGGAACCTTACCTGTACTGAACAAACAGGCAGTGGAATACGCGATGAAGGCAGCAATGGCCCTGAACTGTGAAGTTGCAACCGACACGAAATTTGACCGAAAGAATTACTTTTACCCGGACAACCCGAAGGCTTATCAGATCTCTCAGCATGACAAACCGATTGGGGAAAACGGCTGGATTGATATAGAAGTGAACGGGGAGAAGAAGCGCATCGGTATCACGCGTCTTCACCTGGAAGAAGATGCAGGAAAACTGATGCACACAGGAGACGGCTATTCCCTTGTCGACTATAACCGCCAAGGAACACCGCTAGTGGAAATCGTATCGGAACCTGATATCCGCACTCCGGAAGAGGCATATGCTTACTTGGAAAAGTTGAAATCCATCATTCAATACACTGGCGTTTCCGATTGTAAAATGGAAGAAGGATCTTTGCGCTGTGATGCGAACATTTCCTTGCGTCCAGTCGGCCAAGAAGAATTCGGTACAAAAGCGGAACTGAAAAACCTGAACTCCTTCAACTTTGTCCAAAAAGGGCTGGAGCATGAGGTCGTTCGCCAAGAGCAGGTTCTTTTGTCTGGCGGAGTGATTGAACAGGAAACACGCCGTTATGATGAAGCGACGAAAAAGACGATTCTGATGCGTGTAAAAGAAGGGTCCGACGATTACCGTTACTTCCCGGAGCCGGATCTTGTGGCACTTCACATTGATGATGACTGGAAAGAGCGAGTGCGCGCAGACATCCCAACCCTTCCGGATGAGCGCAAAAAGCGTTATGTTGAAGAGCTTGGACTTCCTGCATACGACGCTCAAGTACTGACCATCACAAAAGAAATGTCCGATTTCTTTGATGGGACAGTTGAAGCTGGTGCTGACGCGAAGCTTGCTTCCAACTGGCTGATGGGCGAAGTTTCTGCTTACCTGAACGCCGAAAATAAAGAGCTTGATGACACTGCCTTGTCTCCAGAAGGACTTGCAGGCATGATCAAACTTCTTGAAAAGGGCACGATTTCATCCAAAATTGCCAAGAAAGTTTTCAAAGAACTAATTGAAAACGGCGGCGATGCGGAGAAAATCGTAAAAGAAAAAGGCCTTGTCCAAATTTCGGACGAAGGCACTCTTCGTAAAATGGTCGGCGAAACATTGGATGCAAATCCTAAATCCGTTCAGGACTACAAAGAAGGAACTGAACGCGCCATCGGCTTCCTTGTCGGCCAAATCATGAAAGCCTCTAAAGGCCAGGCAAACCCGCAAATGGTGAACAAGATCTTGATTGAGGAAATTAAGAAGCGATAA
- the pruA gene encoding L-glutamate gamma-semialdehyde dehydrogenase gives MVLPYKHEPFTDFTNEENKQAYLEGLKLVDSYLGQDYDLIIGGERVTTEDKIVSVNPANKEEVVGRVSKADRDLAEKAMQVADETFKTWRKVKPEVRADILFRAAAIIRRRKHEFSALLTKEAGKPWNEADADTAEAIDFLEYYARQMLKLKDGMPLESRVGEYNRYNYIPLGVGVIISPWNFPFAIMAGTAVAAIVTGNTVLLKPASTTPVVAAKFVEVMEEAGLPAGVLNFVPGSGAEVGDYLVDHPRTRFISFTGSRDVGLRIYERASKVNPGQIWLKRVIAEMGGKDTIVVDSEGDLELAAQSIVKSAFGFSGQKCSACSRAVIVEDVYDQVLNRAVELTKELTVGDPTENHYMGPVIDQAAFDKVMKYVAIGKEEGRILAGGEGDNSKGFFVQPTIVADVDPEARLMKEEIFGPVVAFAKAKDYNHALEIANNTEYGLTGAVITNNREKIEQAREDFHVGNLYFNRGCTGAIVGYQPFGGFNMSGTDSKAGGPDYLLLHLQAKTTSETL, from the coding sequence ATGGTATTACCTTACAAACATGAACCATTTACTGATTTCACTAATGAGGAAAACAAACAAGCTTATCTTGAAGGCTTGAAACTAGTGGACTCTTATTTAGGACAAGATTACGACTTAATTATCGGTGGAGAGCGTGTTACGACAGAAGATAAAATCGTATCCGTGAACCCTGCAAATAAAGAAGAGGTTGTTGGTCGTGTGTCAAAGGCGGATCGTGACTTGGCTGAAAAAGCGATGCAAGTTGCAGACGAAACGTTCAAAACGTGGCGTAAAGTGAAGCCAGAAGTAAGAGCAGACATCTTGTTCCGTGCGGCAGCAATCATTCGTCGTCGTAAGCACGAATTCTCTGCACTTTTAACGAAAGAAGCAGGTAAGCCTTGGAATGAAGCGGATGCGGATACAGCGGAAGCAATTGATTTCCTTGAGTACTATGCACGTCAAATGCTGAAATTAAAAGACGGTATGCCTCTAGAGAGCCGTGTTGGCGAATACAACCGTTATAACTATATTCCACTAGGTGTAGGTGTCATTATCTCTCCTTGGAACTTCCCATTTGCGATCATGGCTGGTACTGCAGTAGCGGCGATTGTAACGGGTAACACAGTACTATTGAAGCCTGCGTCTACAACTCCTGTTGTTGCGGCTAAATTCGTAGAAGTAATGGAAGAGGCTGGACTGCCTGCTGGCGTACTTAACTTCGTACCAGGTAGCGGCGCTGAAGTAGGGGACTACCTAGTAGACCACCCACGCACTCGCTTCATCTCGTTCACTGGATCTCGTGACGTTGGTTTACGAATCTATGAGCGTGCTTCTAAAGTGAACCCTGGCCAAATCTGGTTAAAGCGTGTAATCGCTGAAATGGGTGGAAAAGATACGATTGTGGTAGACAGCGAGGGCGACCTTGAGTTGGCAGCACAATCCATCGTAAAATCTGCATTCGGTTTCTCCGGTCAAAAATGTTCTGCGTGCTCCCGTGCGGTAATCGTAGAAGATGTGTATGATCAAGTATTGAACCGTGCAGTAGAATTAACAAAAGAGTTGACAGTTGGCGACCCAACAGAAAACCACTACATGGGACCTGTTATCGACCAAGCTGCATTTGATAAAGTAATGAAATATGTTGCTATCGGAAAAGAAGAAGGACGTATCCTTGCAGGTGGAGAAGGAGACAACTCCAAAGGATTCTTCGTTCAGCCGACAATCGTTGCTGATGTGGATCCAGAAGCTCGCCTGATGAAAGAAGAGATCTTCGGACCGGTTGTAGCATTTGCAAAAGCAAAAGACTACAATCATGCGCTTGAAATTGCAAACAACACAGAGTACGGCTTGACTGGAGCGGTTATCACAAACAACCGTGAAAAAATCGAGCAGGCTCGCGAAGACTTCCACGTTGGTAACCTTTACTTCAACCGTGGATGCACAGGTGCAATCGTTGGATACCAACCATTCGGCGGATTCAACATGTCTGGAACTGACTCCAAAGCGGGCGGTCCTGACTACCTATTGCTTCACTTACAAGCAAAAACAACATCTGAAACTTTGTAA